Proteins encoded by one window of Gordonia jinghuaiqii:
- a CDS encoding acyl-CoA dehydrogenase family protein, which produces MDFALPESLSDYLAELDAFIEAEIVPLEQADDNIRFFDHRREDARTDWERGGLPNKEWEALLGEARRRADAAGHFRYPFPAEFGGRDGSNLAMAIIREHLASKGLGLHCDLQNEHAIVGNNIGLLLMLEYGTPEQKEEWVEGLAAGTKFFAFGITEPDHGSDATWMETTAVRDGDDWIINGEKTWNTGIHAAHRDIVFARTSGEPGDARGITAFLVDPQDPGFAVEEYLWTFNMPTDHAHVSLRDVRVPDSAVFGAEGAGLQVVQHFFNENRIRQAASSLGAAQYCVDRAVEYANERAPFGKKLSTNQAIQFPLVDLHTRCAMIRALIRETAWKMDTYGPFAASAEVSMCNYQANRLCCDAADQAMQVFGGRGYSRHEPFEHIYRHHRRYRITEGADEIQMRRVAGYLFGFMSGKAPKGVRTT; this is translated from the coding sequence GTGGACTTCGCACTGCCCGAGTCGCTGAGCGACTACCTGGCCGAACTCGACGCCTTCATCGAGGCGGAAATCGTTCCGCTCGAGCAGGCCGACGACAACATCCGATTCTTCGACCATCGGCGCGAGGACGCCCGAACCGATTGGGAGCGGGGAGGTCTCCCGAACAAGGAGTGGGAGGCGCTGCTGGGCGAGGCGCGTCGTCGAGCCGACGCGGCGGGTCATTTCCGCTACCCGTTCCCCGCGGAGTTCGGTGGACGCGACGGATCGAACCTGGCCATGGCGATCATCCGCGAGCACCTGGCGTCGAAAGGGCTCGGGCTGCACTGCGATCTACAGAACGAACACGCCATCGTCGGCAACAACATCGGACTGTTGCTGATGCTGGAGTACGGAACTCCCGAGCAGAAAGAGGAGTGGGTCGAGGGTCTCGCCGCCGGAACCAAGTTCTTCGCGTTCGGCATCACCGAACCCGACCACGGTTCCGACGCGACCTGGATGGAGACGACTGCCGTACGCGACGGCGACGACTGGATCATCAATGGCGAGAAGACCTGGAACACCGGCATCCATGCCGCGCATCGGGACATCGTGTTCGCTCGGACCAGCGGCGAACCCGGCGACGCGCGGGGGATCACAGCCTTCCTCGTGGACCCGCAGGACCCGGGGTTCGCCGTCGAGGAGTACCTGTGGACGTTCAACATGCCCACCGATCACGCGCACGTCAGCCTGCGCGATGTGCGGGTGCCCGACTCCGCGGTGTTCGGCGCCGAGGGCGCCGGCCTGCAGGTGGTGCAACACTTCTTCAACGAGAACCGCATCCGGCAGGCGGCGTCGAGCCTCGGTGCCGCGCAGTACTGCGTGGACCGGGCCGTCGAGTACGCCAACGAGCGCGCGCCGTTCGGCAAGAAACTCTCCACCAACCAGGCGATCCAGTTCCCGCTGGTCGATCTGCACACCCGCTGCGCGATGATTCGGGCGCTGATCCGCGAAACCGCCTGGAAGATGGACACCTACGGCCCGTTCGCGGCGTCGGCGGAGGTGTCGATGTGCAACTATCAGGCCAACCGGTTGTGTTGCGATGCCGCCGATCAGGCCATGCAGGTCTTCGGCGGTCGGGGCTATTCGCGGCACGAGCCGTTCGAACACATCTACCGTCACCACCGTCGCTACCGCATCACCGAGGGCGCCGACGAGATCCAGATGAGGCGCGTCGCCGGATACCTGTTCGGTTTCATGTCGGGCAAGGCGCCCAAGGGAGTGCGCACCACCTGA
- a CDS encoding phosphotransferase family protein, producing MGVPEAGDVAARMATRLTATRGVAVSADSARLLPAGASRATYAATLVDEAGATEPIIIRAVPAAADDGGLGAEAQVLRAAANAGVPVPKILDAGLDDDDNVLGFPYLAMSFIGGESIPRRILRDDAYAGARAKFVEQCGEILARIHQIDPAQTPGLAEIADPIDGLRELFPREFDAMPAGLVLATQWLTQNAPAPSPRQCVVHGDFRLGNLLVDADGVAAVLDWELVHLGDPVEDLGWLCAKAWRFGGSTPVAGMGDRATLLDAYARVAGWRPTEQALRWWELYATVKWGLICAVQAARHLDGVERSVELAAIGRRSAEQEFDALLDLELVTPQVVDDPLDTVPPPEAEDPHGSPTSVELLQALTEFLRSDALQAELSPQVRFHTRVAGNVVDVVRRQALVGAEQAAESAERLHALGVADQRALCDALRSGELDGTDEKVRAAIIADVRARLLVANPKYFAVPHP from the coding sequence GTGGGAGTACCTGAGGCCGGGGATGTGGCCGCGCGGATGGCGACTCGACTCACCGCGACGCGGGGCGTCGCGGTGTCGGCCGATTCCGCCCGACTCCTCCCCGCGGGGGCGAGTCGCGCGACGTACGCGGCCACCCTCGTCGACGAGGCCGGAGCGACCGAGCCGATCATCATCCGTGCGGTTCCGGCCGCCGCCGACGACGGCGGGCTGGGGGCGGAGGCCCAGGTTCTGCGTGCGGCCGCGAATGCCGGTGTGCCCGTGCCGAAGATCCTCGACGCCGGCCTCGACGACGACGACAACGTTCTGGGCTTCCCGTATCTGGCGATGAGTTTCATCGGCGGCGAGTCGATCCCGCGACGAATCCTCCGTGACGATGCGTATGCGGGCGCCCGCGCGAAATTCGTCGAACAGTGCGGGGAGATCCTGGCGCGCATCCACCAGATCGACCCCGCACAGACGCCTGGCCTCGCCGAGATCGCCGACCCGATCGACGGCCTCCGCGAGTTGTTCCCTCGTGAATTCGACGCCATGCCCGCCGGTTTGGTGCTCGCCACGCAATGGCTCACCCAGAATGCGCCCGCGCCGTCCCCACGGCAATGCGTGGTACACGGCGACTTTCGTCTGGGGAATCTCCTCGTCGACGCCGACGGTGTTGCCGCAGTGCTGGATTGGGAACTCGTTCACCTCGGGGATCCCGTCGAAGACCTCGGTTGGCTGTGCGCGAAGGCCTGGCGGTTCGGCGGCTCGACGCCGGTGGCGGGGATGGGGGATCGCGCCACGCTGCTCGACGCTTATGCCCGGGTCGCGGGATGGCGACCCACCGAGCAGGCGCTGCGCTGGTGGGAGTTGTACGCCACGGTCAAATGGGGGCTCATCTGTGCGGTCCAGGCAGCCCGGCACCTCGACGGTGTCGAACGCTCGGTCGAGCTCGCCGCCATCGGGCGGCGAAGTGCCGAACAGGAATTCGACGCACTGCTCGACCTCGAACTCGTGACGCCCCAGGTTGTCGACGACCCGCTGGACACCGTGCCGCCGCCGGAAGCCGAGGACCCGCACGGCTCGCCGACATCGGTCGAACTCCTTCAGGCGCTGACCGAGTTCCTCCGCTCCGACGCACTGCAGGCCGAGTTGTCTCCACAGGTGCGCTTCCACACCAGGGTGGCCGGCAACGTCGTCGACGTCGTGCGACGCCAGGCGCTGGTCGGTGCCGAGCAGGCCGCGGAGAGTGCGGAACGACTGCACGCCCTCGGAGTCGCCGATCAGCGCGCACTCTGCGACGCATTGCGGTCCGGCGAACTCGACGGCACGGACGAGAAAGTGCGTGCGGCCATCATTGCCGATGTGCGGGCCCGGCTGCTGGTGGCCAACCCGAAGTACTTCGCGGTCCCACACCCGTGA
- a CDS encoding YybH family protein codes for MPDYETARAPEDLTRLFVEFSNAADAEAVASLYHEDAVLAYPPGQVTRGREAIRDLWASVLEHRPTFLPEPPLPTLMFGEDLALTATPPRDGAGARAQVVSRRPDGSWVRIIDQPEFQPPGT; via the coding sequence ATGCCCGACTATGAGACCGCCCGCGCACCTGAAGACCTGACCAGGCTCTTCGTCGAGTTCTCGAACGCCGCCGACGCCGAGGCGGTGGCGTCGCTCTATCACGAGGACGCCGTGTTGGCCTACCCGCCGGGGCAGGTGACTCGCGGCCGTGAGGCGATCCGTGACCTGTGGGCATCGGTCCTGGAACACCGGCCCACGTTTCTGCCGGAGCCGCCGCTGCCGACACTCATGTTCGGAGAGGACCTCGCCCTCACCGCGACGCCGCCCCGCGACGGAGCGGGCGCACGGGCGCAGGTCGTGAGTCGCCGCCCCGACGGCTCATGGGTACGCATCATCGACCAGCCGGAGTTCCAGCCACCCGGGACGTGA
- a CDS encoding LysR family transcriptional regulator: protein MELRQLEYFVAVADEGGFTPAAGRVHTTQPNISAQIRGLERELGSALFDRSGRSVRLTVAGRAALPAARDALAAADSVARAVADVDGLLRGSLSVGMVEGCTVAPLFAALGDFRSAHPQIELSLRESPSSSLISMVSDGALDIALAGYGDDLPRNIDSLTVIAERVVAVMPGDTATSIDPITLESLRHRSLICLPAGAGIRAVFDAAARTLGTPVRPAIEASSPDAIIELVCSGLGLGILSESIAEADERVIGLPIRGVDDLARLGFVWRSEPSAATARFVVNARATFGLADNAGPTP, encoded by the coding sequence ATGGAGCTTCGTCAGTTGGAGTATTTCGTCGCGGTGGCCGACGAGGGAGGTTTCACGCCGGCCGCCGGCCGCGTGCACACCACGCAACCGAACATCAGCGCGCAGATCCGAGGGCTCGAACGTGAACTCGGGTCGGCACTGTTCGACCGCTCCGGTCGCTCGGTACGCCTCACCGTGGCCGGCCGCGCCGCACTTCCGGCGGCGCGTGACGCCCTCGCAGCGGCCGATTCGGTCGCCCGGGCGGTCGCCGATGTCGATGGTCTGCTGCGCGGAAGCCTGTCGGTCGGGATGGTGGAAGGCTGCACCGTCGCCCCGCTGTTCGCTGCGTTGGGCGACTTCCGGTCGGCCCACCCGCAGATCGAGCTGAGCCTGCGCGAGTCGCCCTCGTCCAGCCTGATCTCCATGGTCTCCGACGGCGCGCTCGACATCGCCCTGGCCGGCTACGGCGACGACCTGCCGCGCAATATCGATTCTCTGACCGTCATCGCCGAACGGGTTGTCGCCGTCATGCCCGGCGACACCGCGACCTCGATCGACCCCATCACGCTCGAATCGCTGCGGCACCGCTCACTGATCTGCCTCCCGGCCGGCGCCGGCATCCGCGCCGTCTTCGACGCCGCAGCCCGCACACTGGGCACGCCCGTCCGGCCGGCGATCGAGGCGTCCTCCCCCGACGCGATCATCGAATTGGTGTGCAGCGGGCTGGGACTGGGAATTCTCAGTGAGTCGATCGCGGAGGCGGACGAACGTGTCATCGGCCTACCGATACGCGGCGTCGACGACCTGGCACGCCTGGGCTTTGTCTGGCGGTCCGAACCATCTGCCGCGACAGCACGTTTCGTCGTGAATGCTCGTGCGACGTTCGGTCTGGCCGACAACGCTGGACCCACCCCCTGA
- a CDS encoding HNH endonuclease signature motif containing protein — MTAWTDLPGEFIVGVDRARSAQFDTATHMAALGAIRAGESYLAWCRYDTILVLCDRLFTPAGNSYITDGFADVVARVGREAAITRYQAELLVNEALCLRDRLPQVLATLREGITSRKQVQDIIARTNLVGDGDRLDPEDPESRPIIEVLDESIAGLLRNRAGSWSTAGLRDMVDRLVLGCDVDAVRERRREALDKRGVWTRTLADGTGEITGVMAAENIRIAATAVRALADAVCADDGRTRSQRSSDAMFALLTGTGFECLCGQDDCTATIPDPATASVGTEVVIHVVTDAATLAGASGPGWVDGHGVICDEHVRDLAARKDAVIRSVTPVRTPPTSIVAADRTTDDTDAGGISRTSHLAGPQPKSYAPEPEPEPEPAPDTARDGVVVVYPGSQPGDPYRPTASCVDFVRVRDGYCTEPGCTRSAFDADVDHVVEYDRVFPRQGGKTSSENLNAKCRAGHLFKTHGDWVDVQYRDADGRLVTEYVTREGFTIPGEAETLEDLFLNLRRIRFEQASQAPPSPRVIGPDRTPRPTTDRTAAKHARRRAERARNKERRESAQQAAGQKGSAEAAQSGPADGRHSEPPPF; from the coding sequence GTGACGGCATGGACCGATCTACCCGGCGAGTTCATCGTCGGGGTCGATCGTGCCCGGTCGGCCCAGTTCGACACCGCAACCCACATGGCCGCCCTGGGTGCGATCCGGGCTGGGGAATCCTATCTGGCCTGGTGTCGTTACGACACGATCCTCGTCCTGTGTGACCGTCTGTTCACCCCCGCCGGCAACAGCTACATCACTGATGGTTTCGCCGATGTGGTGGCCCGTGTCGGCCGGGAAGCCGCGATCACCCGCTACCAGGCAGAGCTACTCGTCAACGAAGCGCTGTGCCTGCGCGACCGGCTACCGCAGGTGTTGGCCACGTTGCGTGAGGGGATCACCTCCCGCAAGCAGGTGCAGGACATCATCGCTCGCACCAACCTGGTGGGTGATGGCGACCGGTTGGACCCCGAGGATCCCGAGAGCCGGCCGATCATCGAGGTCCTCGACGAATCGATCGCCGGCCTGCTCCGTAACCGGGCCGGGTCGTGGTCGACGGCCGGTCTGCGGGATATGGTCGATCGCCTGGTGCTCGGCTGCGATGTCGACGCGGTACGCGAACGCCGCCGCGAGGCACTGGACAAACGTGGCGTGTGGACTCGCACCCTGGCCGACGGGACCGGTGAGATCACCGGGGTGATGGCTGCGGAGAACATCCGCATCGCCGCCACAGCCGTCCGCGCGTTGGCCGATGCGGTATGTGCCGACGATGGTCGCACCCGCAGCCAACGTAGCTCCGATGCCATGTTCGCCCTGCTGACCGGCACCGGATTCGAGTGCCTGTGCGGTCAGGATGACTGCACCGCCACCATCCCCGACCCCGCCACCGCCTCGGTGGGTACCGAGGTTGTCATCCACGTCGTCACCGACGCGGCCACGCTGGCCGGGGCCTCCGGACCGGGCTGGGTGGATGGTCACGGTGTCATCTGCGACGAGCACGTCCGTGACCTCGCCGCCCGCAAAGACGCGGTCATCAGATCGGTCACCCCGGTGCGGACACCACCGACAAGCATCGTCGCCGCCGACCGCACGACCGACGACACCGACGCCGGCGGCATCTCGAGAACCAGCCATCTCGCCGGGCCGCAGCCGAAGTCGTATGCACCGGAACCGGAACCGGAACCGGAACCGGCACCGGACACGGCTCGGGATGGTGTTGTGGTGGTGTATCCGGGTTCTCAGCCCGGCGATCCGTATCGGCCGACCGCGTCGTGTGTCGATTTTGTGCGTGTGCGGGATGGCTATTGCACCGAACCGGGTTGCACGCGGTCGGCGTTCGACGCTGATGTGGATCATGTCGTCGAATACGATCGTGTCTTTCCCCGCCAGGGCGGGAAGACGTCGAGTGAGAACCTCAACGCGAAATGCCGGGCCGGGCATCTGTTCAAAACTCATGGCGACTGGGTGGATGTGCAGTACCGCGACGCCGACGGCCGCCTGGTCACCGAGTACGTGACCCGTGAGGGGTTCACCATCCCCGGCGAGGCGGAAACCCTCGAAGATCTGTTTCTCAACCTGCGACGTATCCGCTTCGAACAAGCATCCCAAGCCCCACCATCGCCGCGCGTGATCGGGCCGGACCGCACACCCCGTCCCACCACCGACCGCACCGCCGCGAAACACGCACGGCGGCGGGCCGAGCGTGCCCGCAACAAGGAACGCCGCGAATCCGCCCAGCAGGCCGCCGGGCAGAAAGGCAGTGCCGAGGCGGCGCAATCCGGACCGGCCGACGGCCGCCATTCTGAACCGCCCCCATTCTGA
- a CDS encoding CoA-binding protein: protein MSTPDAAGAPRSTDDVVEQILSTYDTITVVGASANPAKAANEVPAHMKHLGWRIIPVNPSADEIVGEKVYRSLADIPEQVGLVDVFRPGPECADVARAAVAAGATALWLQLGIRSDEARKIAEDAGLLFVEDRCLIIEQRRTGIVPA from the coding sequence ATGAGCACCCCCGACGCCGCAGGCGCCCCCCGTTCCACCGACGACGTCGTCGAACAGATCCTGTCCACCTATGACACCATCACCGTCGTTGGCGCGAGCGCCAATCCGGCCAAGGCTGCCAATGAGGTCCCGGCGCACATGAAGCACCTCGGCTGGCGCATCATCCCGGTCAATCCCAGCGCCGACGAGATCGTCGGGGAGAAGGTGTACCGGTCCCTGGCCGACATCCCCGAACAGGTCGGTCTGGTCGACGTGTTCCGCCCCGGACCCGAATGCGCCGACGTCGCCCGCGCCGCGGTCGCCGCCGGTGCCACCGCGCTGTGGCTTCAGCTGGGTATCCGTTCCGACGAGGCCCGCAAGATCGCCGAGGATGCGGGACTGCTCTTCGTCGAGGACCGTTGCCTGATCATCGAACAACGACGCACCGGCATCGTCCCTGCCTGA
- a CDS encoding phosphotransferase family protein, translating to MATEPTVEQVDHLQRSSRDNSTLPGVLARWLTQQPDTPDATPEVTVDAGVDANGMSSETIPVSVTWPGSPPADWVMRMAPAAADIPVFGSYRMDHQYETMRLVAALSDVPVPAVHHLETSGTLLGAPFFLMDRCAGDVPPDVMPYTFGDNWFADAAATDRRRVQDAVIGVIADLHSIPDSARHFGFLADELPRGDTALSRLLAWLRDWYDLSAKGIGRSPLVERALTWLTENFPEDAAGNEPVLSWGDSRIGNMMFVDFTPTAVLDWEMARIGPRELDVAWSIFAHMVFQELASMAGLPGLPDFLREDDVRAAYRRRTGVELGELRWFYVYAAVQWCCVFMRTGARRVHFGELERPDDVDGTLFYHRPLLERLLEEN from the coding sequence GTGGCCACCGAACCCACTGTCGAACAGGTCGATCATCTACAGCGCTCCAGCAGGGACAACTCCACCCTCCCCGGAGTCCTGGCGCGCTGGCTCACGCAGCAGCCGGACACCCCGGACGCCACCCCCGAGGTGACAGTCGACGCGGGTGTCGACGCGAACGGCATGTCGTCGGAGACGATCCCGGTCTCGGTGACCTGGCCGGGATCACCACCCGCGGACTGGGTGATGCGCATGGCGCCCGCGGCCGCCGACATCCCGGTGTTCGGCTCGTACCGGATGGACCATCAGTACGAGACCATGCGCCTTGTCGCCGCGCTCAGCGACGTGCCGGTACCCGCAGTCCACCATCTCGAGACGAGCGGCACCCTGCTGGGTGCACCCTTCTTTCTCATGGACCGCTGCGCGGGCGATGTCCCGCCCGACGTCATGCCCTATACGTTCGGCGACAACTGGTTTGCCGACGCGGCCGCGACAGATCGACGCCGCGTCCAGGATGCGGTGATCGGTGTCATCGCCGACCTGCACTCCATTCCCGACTCCGCCCGGCATTTCGGCTTCCTGGCCGACGAGCTCCCGCGCGGGGACACCGCCCTGTCCCGCCTGCTCGCATGGCTGCGGGACTGGTATGACCTGTCCGCCAAGGGAATCGGACGGTCGCCACTGGTTGAACGCGCACTGACCTGGCTCACCGAGAATTTTCCCGAGGATGCTGCCGGGAACGAACCCGTCCTGTCGTGGGGTGACTCGCGGATCGGCAACATGATGTTCGTCGACTTCACACCCACTGCCGTCCTCGACTGGGAGATGGCCAGGATCGGGCCTCGTGAGCTCGATGTCGCGTGGAGCATATTCGCGCACATGGTCTTTCAGGAACTCGCGTCGATGGCGGGGCTGCCCGGTCTGCCCGACTTCCTCCGCGAGGACGACGTACGGGCGGCCTATCGGAGGCGCACCGGTGTCGAACTCGGAGAGCTGCGCTGGTTCTACGTGTACGCGGCGGTGCAGTGGTGTTGCGTCTTCATGCGCACCGGTGCGCGCCGGGTGCACTTCGGCGAACTCGAGCGTCCCGACGACGTCGACGGCACGCTCTTCTATCACCGGCCACTACTCGAACGTCTCCTCGAGGAGAACTGA
- a CDS encoding alpha/beta hydrolase yields MGGLGGVATLIHLARGGEIGEPHETPHTVVVDAPHRQLRRYGTDEQVTAALDTGRRPVLLIPPLAVSTSCYDLASGLSVVEFLLSTGRVPYVVDFGEMTRADRHLGFPDFFDDIVPGAIAAVEKDFYGTGQAGEPDAGLDLLAWSIGGTIGLLTLAANPGLPVRSLIAVGTPLDYDRVPPYPLVKSLMRPIGATPVALALKALGGIPAPLVRAAYRGTAWQRELKKPGYILRNADNTDALLRMKAIDRFQETMPGYPGKVSEQMWENFIMRGELARGVLNFDGATVDLSKVAVPVQLFGSHRDAIVSWAAARHGVELLTGSPRVEFGTVETSHLGLIAGSAAVEQTWPRISEFLASVD; encoded by the coding sequence GTGGGTGGCTTGGGCGGTGTGGCAACGCTGATTCATCTGGCCCGCGGTGGCGAGATCGGTGAGCCTCACGAGACGCCGCATACCGTCGTCGTCGATGCGCCACACCGGCAGCTGCGCAGGTACGGCACCGACGAGCAGGTGACGGCGGCCCTCGACACCGGCCGTCGCCCGGTGCTGTTGATCCCGCCGCTCGCGGTGTCGACGAGTTGCTACGACCTGGCGTCGGGGTTGTCGGTCGTCGAATTCCTGCTCTCGACCGGGCGGGTGCCCTATGTGGTGGACTTCGGGGAGATGACCCGCGCCGACCGTCATCTGGGTTTCCCGGACTTCTTCGACGACATCGTCCCCGGCGCCATCGCGGCGGTCGAGAAGGACTTCTACGGGACGGGCCAGGCGGGTGAGCCCGACGCGGGGCTCGATCTGCTGGCGTGGAGTATCGGCGGCACCATCGGCCTGCTCACGCTGGCGGCGAATCCCGGCCTGCCGGTGCGGTCGCTGATCGCAGTCGGGACTCCGCTCGACTACGATCGGGTGCCGCCGTATCCGCTGGTCAAATCGCTGATGCGGCCGATCGGCGCCACGCCGGTCGCGCTCGCTCTGAAGGCCCTGGGCGGAATCCCCGCGCCGCTTGTCCGCGCCGCCTACCGGGGCACGGCGTGGCAGCGCGAACTCAAGAAGCCCGGCTACATCCTGCGCAACGCCGACAACACCGACGCCCTGCTCCGGATGAAGGCCATCGACCGGTTCCAGGAGACCATGCCGGGTTACCCCGGCAAGGTGTCCGAGCAGATGTGGGAGAACTTCATCATGCGCGGCGAGCTCGCCCGGGGCGTGCTGAACTTCGACGGCGCGACCGTCGACCTGTCGAAGGTCGCGGTCCCGGTCCAGCTCTTCGGCAGCCACCGCGACGCCATCGTCAGCTGGGCCGCGGCCCGTCACGGCGTCGAACTGCTCACCGGGTCGCCGCGTGTGGAGTTCGGCACCGTCGAGACAAGCCACCTCGGGTTGATCGCCGGCTCGGCGGCCGTCGAGCAGACGTGGCCGCGGATCTCAGAATTCCTGGCGAGCGTCGACTGA
- a CDS encoding type 1 glutamine amidotransferase domain-containing protein, with protein sequence MAEELKGTTVAFLVAQKGTEQVELTEPWKSVEACGGKPVLISTESGTVQAFDHLDRADTFPVDVRLEDARVPDYDALVLPGGVANPDFLRTSEPAVRFVRSFFDAGKPVAAICHAPWTLIEADVVRGRTLTSYPSVRTDIINAGGTWIDEGVVTCRDGDNTLITSRKPDDLAAFNAALVAEVAQFAHTGVG encoded by the coding sequence ATGGCCGAAGAACTCAAGGGCACCACCGTCGCATTTCTGGTCGCACAGAAGGGCACGGAGCAGGTCGAGCTGACCGAGCCGTGGAAATCAGTGGAGGCATGCGGCGGCAAGCCGGTGCTGATCTCCACCGAGTCGGGGACGGTCCAGGCATTCGACCACCTCGACAGAGCCGACACCTTCCCGGTCGACGTCAGGCTGGAGGATGCGCGCGTCCCCGACTACGACGCACTCGTGCTGCCAGGTGGCGTGGCCAATCCCGATTTCCTGCGTACCAGCGAACCGGCGGTCCGCTTCGTCCGCAGCTTCTTCGACGCCGGCAAGCCGGTGGCGGCGATCTGTCATGCCCCGTGGACCCTCATCGAGGCCGACGTGGTGCGCGGCCGCACGTTGACCTCCTACCCCAGCGTGCGGACCGACATCATCAATGCCGGCGGCACCTGGATCGACGAAGGGGTCGTGACCTGCCGCGACGGCGACAACACCCTGATCACCAGCCGCAAGCCCGACGACCTGGCGGCCTTCAACGCGGCTCTCGTCGCCGAAGTCGCACAGTTCGCGCACACCGGCGTCGGCTGA
- a CDS encoding maleylpyruvate isomerase N-terminal domain-containing protein, which produces MTGEEQTAYDHPKQVLRRAIEDFTAGAEHLVQVVGLIDDDQWERPGLGEWSLRSLVGHASRSLTTVVSYLGVTYLGEPGSTVELDSAGAYFASIQGWGDPAAVLARGVDAGVALGDDPRGGVAALRTRAVDALSDITDRPLTTPFGGIWLSQYLPTRTFELAVHGLDITRAIGASVPLPPSVLGSALSTAADAAALTGQGEQALLTLTGRESAPISVV; this is translated from the coding sequence ATGACGGGTGAGGAACAGACGGCGTACGACCACCCCAAGCAGGTCCTGCGGCGGGCCATCGAGGATTTCACTGCCGGCGCCGAGCATCTCGTGCAGGTGGTCGGACTGATCGACGACGACCAGTGGGAGCGGCCCGGGCTGGGGGAGTGGTCGCTGCGATCGTTGGTCGGGCATGCGAGTAGGTCGTTGACGACCGTTGTCAGTTATTTGGGCGTCACTTATCTGGGCGAGCCGGGGTCAACCGTCGAACTCGATTCCGCGGGAGCGTATTTCGCGTCGATACAGGGCTGGGGTGACCCGGCCGCGGTGCTGGCCCGGGGCGTCGACGCCGGTGTCGCACTCGGCGACGACCCGAGGGGTGGGGTGGCTGCACTCCGTACCCGGGCGGTCGACGCCTTGTCCGACATCACCGATCGTCCCCTGACCACACCGTTCGGCGGCATCTGGCTGTCGCAGTATCTGCCGACCCGTACCTTCGAACTCGCGGTGCACGGACTCGACATCACCCGCGCCATCGGGGCGAGCGTGCCCCTGCCACCGTCGGTGCTGGGCTCGGCGTTGTCCACGGCGGCGGACGCTGCCGCATTGACCGGACAGGGCGAGCAGGCCCTGCTCACCCTGACCGGCCGCGAATCGGCACCGATCTCGGTGGTCTGA